The Molothrus ater isolate BHLD 08-10-18 breed brown headed cowbird chromosome 1, BPBGC_Mater_1.1, whole genome shotgun sequence genome includes a window with the following:
- the PLEKHA8 gene encoding pleckstrin homology domain-containing family A member 8 codes for MEGVLYKWTNYLSGWQPRWFLLCGGILSYYDSQEDAWKGCKGSIQMAVCEIQVHPADNTRMDLIIPGEQYFYLKARNAVERQKWLVALGTAKACLTDSRTQKEKEFTENTEALKTKMSELRLYCNLLVQQVHKTKEASISGVSEPESEIDMGALLKSTCDTFLKTLEECMQIANTAFTSELLHQTPPGSPNLAVLRTSKVKHSVLSSHTSTERQVELNPCENGCVKAEVNHQEHAVIKSMECLNLETNEGAGNVYVEDHVGEDLAGIEDDGEDKLQAVEGCGAHKMLQSETNSLSGLTLCEEERNENDSPTFFSVMSNRFSDIELREEEGIPTEEFLESCYAIVPVLDKLGPTVFAPVKMDFVGNIKKINQKFITNKEEFDTLQKIVLHEVNAGVAQVRNSATEALLWLKRGLKFLKGFLTEVKNGEKNIQTALNNAYGKTLRQHHGWVVRGVFALALRAAPTYEDFVAALSVDECDPQEETFYKGMQRDLNIYLPAMEKQLNILDTLYEVHGLESDEVV; via the exons ATGGAGGGGGTCCTGTACAAGTGGACCAACTACCTGAGCG gctgGCAACCTCGGTGGTTCCTTCTCTGTGGTGGCATCCTGTCCTATTATGACTCTCAGGAAGATGCCTGGAAGGGTTGTAAGGGAAGCATCCAAATGGCTGTTTGTGAAATTCAAG TTCATCCTGCAGATAACACACGAATGGACCTGATTATCCCAGGGGAGCAGTACTTCTATCTGAAGGCAAGAAATGCAGTTGAAAGGCAAAAGTGGCTGGTTGCACTTGGAACTGCCAAAGCCTGTCTGACTGACAGCAggacacaaaaggaaaaag AGTtcactgaaaacacagaagcCTTGAAGACCAAAATGTCTGAACTTAGACTGTACTGTAACCTCCTTGTTCAGCAAGTGCATAAAACAAAGGAAGCCAGCATTTCTGGTGTGTCAGAACCAGAG AGTGAGATTGATATGGGAGCTCTGTTGAAATCAACCTGTGACACTTTCCTGAAGACTCTTGAAGAATGTATGCAGATTGCAAATACTGCCTTCACTTCTGAGTTATTACATCAGACCCCACCTGGATCCCCAAATTTAGCAGTTCTCAGAACGAGCAAG GTAAAGCACTCTGTATTGTCCAGTCACACCTCAACAGAAAG gCAAGTGGAATTGAACCCCTGTGAAAATGGCTGTGTAAAAGCAGAAGTTAACCATCAAGAGCATGCAGTTATTAAAAGTATGGAATGTTTAAACTTGGAAACAAATGAGGGGGCTGGTAATGTTTATGTTGAAGATCACGTAGGAGAGGATTTGGCAG GCATTGAAGATGATGGAGAGGACAAGCTGCAAGCTGTAGAAGGCTGTGGTGCCCACAAGATGCTGCAGTCAGAAACAAATTCTTTAAGTGGATTGACTCTGtgtgaggaggaaagaaatgaaaatgattCTCCTACTTTCTTCAGTGTCATGAGCAATAG GTTCAGTGATATTGAGCTTCGGGAGGAAGAGGGCATACCAACAGAGGAGTTCCTGGAGTCGTGTTATGCAATTGTGCCTGTTCTGG acaAGCTGGGACCAACTGTTTTTGCTCCAGTTAAAATGGATTTTGTAGGCAACATCAAG aaaataaaccagaaatttaTAACCAACAAAGAAGAGTTTGATACCCTTCAGAAGATTGTGCTCCATGAAGTGAACGCAGGTGTAGCACAAGTTAGAAACTCTGCTACAGAGGCTCTCCTGTGGCTGAAAAG AGGTTTAAAGTTCTTGAAAGGGTTTTTGACAGAAGTGAAGAATGGGGAGAAGAATATCCAAACAGCTCTGA acaATGCTTATGGAAAGACATTACGGCAGCACCATGGTTGGGTTGTCCGCGGGGTCTTTGCG TTAGCTTTAAGGGCAGCTCCAACGTATGAAGATTTTGTGGCAGCTCTGTCTGTAGATGAGTGTGATCCTCAGGAAGAAACATTTTACAAAGGAATGCAGAGGGACCTCAACATTTACTTACCAGCCATGGAAAAGCAGCTAAATATCTTGGACACTCTCTATGAAGTACATGGTTTGGAGTCAGATGAGGTGGTATAA